One region of Deinococcus seoulensis genomic DNA includes:
- the aceF gene encoding dihydrolipoyllysine-residue acetyltransferase, giving the protein MATELKLPDVGDNIEQGTVVTVLIKAGDTVTEGQPIIEIETDKAVIEVPAEAAGTVDAVNVTVGDTVKVGGVIATLGGGSATASAPAASEPAASEPAASEPVDETDTGSSKAVAQEQQDAQKAQAAAPAAAQAAGAQITLPDVGDNIEQGTVVTVLVKAGDTVTEGQPVIEIETDKAVVEVPSNASGTVQSVSVNVGDTVKVGGVIATLGGGNAPAAPAAAPAPAASAPAAPAAPAAAAPAQPAGAPAAQAAAPAQSGTQNPQTFDGRHVVPAAPSIRRLAREIGVDIHAVQGTGIAGRISEEDVRRTGGTPTVTAPAAAQASTPAAAPAVAAAPLPNFEKWGRVTREDMSGIRKATVRSMTASTAIPMVTHFDKADVTLMEETRKRFGARVEKAGGKLTMTHILMKVVANALRQFPKFGASLDLDAQQVIYKDFVNIGVAVDTPVGLLVPVIKDADRKSITDMVLELSELAGRARDRKLKPDEMQGATFTISNLGGIGGHAFTPIVNSPEVAILGVSRGGMEPVWNRETGAFEPRNMLPLSLTYDHRLIDGADAARFVRFICESLEDPFLISL; this is encoded by the coding sequence ATGGCTACTGAACTGAAACTCCCCGACGTGGGCGACAACATCGAGCAGGGCACCGTCGTGACCGTGCTGATCAAGGCGGGCGACACCGTCACCGAGGGGCAACCCATCATCGAGATCGAGACCGACAAGGCCGTCATCGAGGTGCCCGCCGAGGCGGCCGGGACCGTGGACGCCGTGAACGTCACCGTGGGCGACACCGTGAAGGTCGGCGGCGTGATCGCCACCCTGGGCGGCGGCAGCGCAACGGCGAGTGCCCCGGCCGCCAGCGAACCGGCCGCGAGCGAACCGGCCGCGAGCGAACCGGTCGACGAGACCGACACCGGCAGCAGCAAGGCCGTCGCGCAGGAACAGCAGGACGCGCAGAAAGCGCAGGCCGCCGCACCCGCCGCGGCCCAGGCTGCGGGCGCGCAGATCACCCTGCCGGACGTGGGTGACAACATTGAGCAGGGCACCGTCGTGACCGTGCTCGTCAAGGCGGGCGACACCGTCACCGAGGGGCAGCCCGTCATCGAGATCGAGACCGACAAGGCCGTCGTGGAGGTGCCCTCGAATGCCAGCGGCACCGTGCAGAGCGTCAGCGTGAACGTGGGCGACACCGTGAAGGTCGGCGGCGTGATCGCTACCCTGGGCGGCGGCAACGCCCCGGCCGCACCCGCTGCCGCACCCGCGCCCGCTGCCTCCGCACCGGCTGCACCCGCCGCCCCTGCCGCCGCCGCACCGGCCCAGCCCGCCGGAGCGCCCGCCGCGCAGGCCGCCGCGCCCGCGCAGTCCGGCACGCAGAACCCGCAGACCTTCGACGGTCGCCACGTCGTGCCCGCCGCGCCCAGCATCCGCCGCCTCGCCCGTGAGATCGGCGTGGACATTCACGCCGTGCAGGGCACCGGCATCGCCGGCCGCATCAGCGAGGAAGACGTCCGCCGCACCGGCGGCACCCCCACCGTCACCGCGCCCGCCGCCGCGCAGGCCAGCACACCTGCCGCCGCACCCGCCGTGGCCGCCGCGCCCCTCCCCAACTTCGAGAAGTGGGGCCGCGTGACCCGCGAGGACATGAGCGGCATCCGCAAGGCCACCGTCCGCTCCATGACCGCCAGCACCGCCATCCCCATGGTCACGCACTTCGACAAGGCCGACGTGACCCTCATGGAAGAGACCCGCAAACGCTTCGGCGCGCGCGTCGAGAAAGCCGGCGGCAAACTCACCATGACGCACATCCTGATGAAGGTCGTCGCGAACGCCCTGCGTCAGTTCCCCAAATTCGGCGCCAGCCTCGACCTCGACGCCCAGCAGGTCATCTACAAGGACTTCGTGAACATCGGCGTCGCCGTCGACACGCCCGTCGGCCTGCTCGTGCCCGTCATCAAGGACGCCGACCGCAAGAGCATCACCGACATGGTCCTCGAACTGAGCGAACTCGCCGGCCGCGCCCGCGACCGCAAACTCAAACCCGACGAGATGCAGGGCGCCACCTTCACGATTTCCAACCTCGGCGGGATCGGCGGGCACGCCTTCACACCCATCGTCAACAGCCCCGAAGTCGCCATCCTCGGCGTCAGCCGCGGCGGCATGGAACCCGTCTGGAACAGGGAAACCGGCGCGTTCGAACCCCGCAACATGCTCCCCCTCAGCCTCACCTACGACCACCGCCTGATCGACGGCGCCGACGCCGCCCGCTTCGTGCGCTTCAT
- the aceE gene encoding pyruvate dehydrogenase (acetyl-transferring), homodimeric type, with amino-acid sequence MTSSPPNRPPRTGMSAQEREKLNSVETQEWLDSLAYVFANAGDNRAAELLEELDHYAYFHGAPITFKQNTPYINTIDVEAQPEYPGDPEIERKIRNIIRWNAVVMVIKANKKSDGIGGHLSTYASAAELLEVGFNHFFRGHGAGQDRDLIFYQGHASPGVYARSFLEGRFDEARMNRFRRELQPDGAGLSSYPHPWLMPDYWEFPTVSMGLGPIQAIYQARFIKYLENRELKPKGDAKVWAFLGDGEMDEPQSIGAIRFAAYENLDNLIFVLNANLQRLDGPVRANSKVIQEFEALFRGAGWNVIKVIWDSKWDELLQKDYNGTIVKRFELLVDGESQRYAAFGGKELREKFFNTPELKALIEGWSDADLELLNRGGHDIHKIYAAYASAVKHKGSPTIIIPRTIKGYGLGESAQARNVAHQVKKLDFSTLKDLRDLLELPLTDDQVEHMEYYHPGPDSPEVKYTLERRAALGGTIPERKVEYPHPTIPNGEFYEEFAKGSGDRQVSTTMAAVQIISKLLRDKEIGKYIVPIVPDEARTFGMDALVPRIGIYSPRGQTYTPVDSGSLMAYKESVNGQMLEEGITEDGAMASWIAAGTAYAHHGVPTIPFFVLYSMFGMQRVGDLVWAAADQRARGFILGATAGRTTLAGEGLQHQDGNSHLQAYVVPNLKTYDPAFAYELAVIVESGIQRMYVDGIDEFYYVTVDNENEVQPAMPADGRSHEEIREGIVRGLYRFQKSAHKGKLRAQILASGPAMGAAMEAVKALEAYGVAADLWSVTSYKELHQDALLAQRHNMLHPTAEPRVSYVAQQLSKENAPGVLISVSDYMKLGADGLNGHLDRKLWTLGTDGFGRSEAREELRDFFEVDTKHVVLATLYALQRDGKIKGDVVAKAIADLGIDPERDAPVLR; translated from the coding sequence ATGACCTCATCCCCGCCCAACAGACCGCCCCGCACCGGCATGAGCGCACAGGAGCGCGAGAAGCTGAACTCCGTGGAAACGCAGGAGTGGCTGGATTCCCTGGCCTACGTGTTCGCGAACGCCGGGGACAACCGCGCGGCGGAACTGCTGGAGGAACTCGACCACTATGCGTACTTCCACGGCGCGCCCATCACGTTCAAGCAGAACACGCCGTACATCAACACCATCGACGTCGAGGCGCAGCCCGAGTACCCCGGCGACCCCGAGATCGAACGCAAGATCCGCAACATCATCCGCTGGAACGCCGTGGTCATGGTCATCAAGGCGAACAAGAAGAGCGACGGCATCGGCGGGCACCTGAGCACCTACGCCAGCGCGGCCGAGCTGCTGGAGGTGGGCTTCAACCACTTCTTCCGCGGGCACGGGGCGGGGCAGGATCGCGACCTGATCTTCTACCAGGGGCACGCCAGCCCCGGCGTGTACGCCCGCTCCTTCCTGGAGGGCCGGTTCGACGAGGCCCGCATGAACCGCTTCCGGCGCGAACTCCAGCCGGACGGCGCGGGCCTCAGCAGCTACCCGCACCCGTGGCTGATGCCCGACTACTGGGAGTTCCCGACGGTCAGCATGGGCCTGGGGCCCATCCAGGCGATCTACCAGGCGCGGTTCATCAAGTACCTGGAGAACCGCGAGCTGAAGCCCAAGGGCGACGCGAAGGTCTGGGCGTTCCTGGGCGACGGCGAGATGGACGAGCCGCAGAGCATCGGCGCGATCCGCTTCGCCGCGTACGAGAACCTCGACAACCTGATCTTCGTGCTGAACGCCAACCTCCAGCGCCTCGACGGCCCGGTGCGCGCCAACTCCAAGGTCATCCAGGAGTTCGAGGCGCTGTTCCGTGGCGCCGGCTGGAACGTCATCAAGGTCATCTGGGACAGCAAGTGGGACGAACTGCTCCAGAAGGACTACAACGGCACCATCGTCAAACGCTTCGAGCTGCTGGTGGACGGCGAGTCGCAGCGCTACGCGGCCTTCGGCGGCAAGGAACTGCGCGAGAAGTTCTTCAACACGCCGGAACTCAAGGCCCTGATCGAGGGCTGGAGCGACGCCGACTTGGAGCTGCTGAACCGCGGCGGGCACGACATCCACAAGATCTACGCCGCGTACGCCTCCGCCGTGAAGCACAAGGGCAGCCCGACCATCATCATCCCGCGCACCATCAAGGGCTACGGCCTCGGCGAGAGCGCCCAGGCGCGCAACGTGGCCCACCAGGTGAAGAAGCTGGACTTCAGCACCCTGAAGGACCTGCGCGACCTGCTGGAACTGCCCCTGACGGACGATCAGGTCGAGCACATGGAGTACTACCACCCCGGCCCCGACAGTCCCGAGGTGAAGTACACCCTGGAACGCCGCGCGGCGCTGGGCGGCACGATTCCCGAGCGGAAGGTCGAGTACCCGCACCCCACCATCCCGAACGGCGAGTTCTACGAGGAGTTCGCCAAGGGCAGCGGCGACCGGCAGGTGAGCACGACCATGGCCGCCGTGCAGATCATCAGCAAACTGCTGCGCGACAAGGAGATCGGCAAGTACATCGTGCCGATCGTGCCGGACGAGGCCCGCACCTTCGGTATGGACGCGCTGGTGCCGCGCATCGGCATCTACAGCCCGCGCGGTCAGACGTACACGCCTGTGGACTCCGGCTCCCTGATGGCCTACAAGGAGAGCGTCAACGGCCAGATGCTGGAGGAAGGCATCACCGAGGACGGCGCGATGGCGTCGTGGATCGCGGCGGGCACCGCGTACGCGCACCACGGCGTGCCCACCATCCCCTTCTTCGTGCTGTACTCCATGTTCGGCATGCAGCGCGTCGGTGACCTCGTGTGGGCCGCCGCCGACCAGCGGGCGCGCGGGTTCATCCTCGGCGCGACCGCCGGGCGCACCACGCTGGCCGGCGAGGGCCTCCAGCACCAGGACGGCAACAGCCACCTGCAGGCGTACGTCGTGCCGAACCTCAAGACCTACGACCCGGCCTTCGCGTACGAACTGGCCGTGATCGTCGAGAGCGGCATCCAGCGCATGTACGTGGACGGTATCGACGAGTTCTACTACGTCACCGTGGACAACGAGAACGAGGTGCAGCCCGCCATGCCTGCTGACGGCCGCAGCCACGAGGAAATCCGCGAGGGCATCGTGCGCGGCCTGTACCGCTTCCAGAAGAGCGCCCACAAGGGCAAACTCAGGGCGCAGATCCTCGCCAGCGGCCCCGCCATGGGCGCCGCGATGGAGGCCGTGAAGGCGCTCGAAGCCTACGGTGTCGCCGCCGACCTGTGGAGCGTGACCAGCTACAAGGAACTCCACCAGGACGCCCTGCTCGCCCAGCGGCACAACATGCTGCACCCCACCGCCGAACCCCGCGTGTCCTACGTGGCCCAGCAGCTGAGCAAGGAGAACGCCCCCGGCGTCCTGATCTCGGTGAGCGACTACATGAAACTCGGCGCGGACGGCCTGAACGGCCACCTGGACCGCAAACTCTGGACGCTCGGCACCGACGGCTTCGGCCGCAGCGAGGCCCGCGAGGAACTCCGCGACTTCTTCGAGGTCGACACCAAACACGTCGTCCTGGCCACCCTGTACGCCCTGCAACGCGACGGCAAGATCAAGGGCGACGTGGTCGCCAAGGCCATCGCCGACCTGGGCATCGACCCGGAACGCGACGCCCCTGTCCTGCGTTAA
- a CDS encoding LysR family transcriptional regulator → MELRHLRHFVALAEEEHFGRAAERVFVVQQALSNSIRNLEEEVGVPLVLRTTRRVQLTPAGQEFLIGARETLLLAGQTVERARRAARGEVGRLTVGFVSGLAFGGLPEIVRRFRELYPNVSVDLRELTAQEQEAGLRGEQIDIGLMLLPVRDPTLDSRALWRQPLVAALPAEHPLARKRRLKISDLSGENFVFFPRQLRATYFDQVMRWCAASGFTPHVVQEAIEIPTLLSLVAAGVGVFLPIQFFSRLSLPGVVYRPIEDAPTVDIVAVWRRGDGKNPVIRAFLTVAEEVLREGREGSGK, encoded by the coding sequence ATCGAACTGCGTCACCTGCGCCACTTCGTGGCCCTCGCCGAGGAGGAACACTTCGGGCGGGCCGCCGAACGCGTGTTCGTGGTCCAGCAGGCCCTGAGCAACTCCATCCGCAACCTGGAAGAGGAGGTCGGGGTGCCGCTCGTGCTGCGCACCACCCGCCGCGTGCAACTGACACCCGCCGGGCAGGAATTCCTGATCGGCGCGCGCGAGACGCTGCTGCTGGCCGGGCAGACCGTGGAACGCGCCCGCCGCGCCGCCCGGGGCGAGGTGGGCCGCCTGACCGTCGGCTTCGTCAGCGGGCTGGCGTTCGGGGGACTGCCGGAAATCGTGCGGCGCTTCCGAGAGCTGTACCCGAACGTCAGCGTGGACCTGCGCGAACTGACCGCCCAGGAACAGGAGGCCGGGCTGCGCGGCGAGCAGATCGACATCGGCCTGATGCTGCTGCCCGTGCGGGACCCCACCCTGGACTCACGGGCGCTGTGGCGCCAGCCGCTCGTCGCGGCCCTCCCGGCCGAGCATCCCCTGGCCCGCAAACGCCGCCTGAAGATCAGTGACCTGAGCGGCGAGAACTTCGTGTTCTTCCCCCGGCAACTGCGCGCCACGTACTTCGATCAGGTCATGCGCTGGTGCGCCGCCTCGGGCTTCACGCCGCACGTGGTGCAGGAAGCCATCGAGATTCCCACGCTGCTGTCGCTGGTCGCGGCGGGTGTGGGCGTGTTCCTGCCCATCCAGTTCTTCAGCCGCCTCTCGCTGCCCGGCGTGGTCTACCGCCCCATCGAGGACGCCCCCACCGTCGATATCGTCGCCGTGTGGCGCCGGGGCGACGGGAAGAATCCCGTCATCCGCGCGTTCCTGACCGTCGCCGAGGAAGTGCTGCGGGAAGGCAGGGAGGGCAGCGGAAAGTAG